The Mesorhizobium sp. 113-3-3 genome includes the window CGGCCGCAATGACGGGCTTCCTGTCATCGGATGCATTGCTTGACGCGCGATGGCGCGAAGATGGTTGAGCGCCGCTGTCCCCAATTGCTGTGCGCGCCGCCGCCGCTCCTGAAGGCCTCTTGGCGGTGCGAAATAGCGCCCCGCAATTGCGCACCTGATCACGGCGCCCTTGCTCCTCCATCCTGGCCATGGATCGCCGTTCAACCGCAGCGGCCACAAGGAGACACCCCATGAATGCCGACGCCGCGCCATTGCCGCCGCGCTACCTGCGCACTTCGGAAGCAGCGCGGTTCCTCAGTCTTTCTGCGCGTACGCTGGAAAAACACCGCACCTACGGCACCGGGCCTGCCTATCGAAAACTCGGCGGCCGCGTCGTCTACGCCGTCGACGACCTCCAGGCCTGGGCCCAGCGCGGCGCCATGACATCGACATCCGATCCGCATGGCTCGGTGCTGC containing:
- a CDS encoding helix-turn-helix transcriptional regulator, with the protein product MNADAAPLPPRYLRTSEAARFLSLSARTLEKHRTYGTGPAYRKLGGRVVYAVDDLQAWAQRGAMTSTSDPHGSVLPAKPQAARLIAYAGRERR